The sequence GCTGGGTGATGGGAGATACTGGCTGCCTCCATGCCAACCTCGATCGGCAGCTCGCTCGCGCACATTTCGCCCACCTGGCCATTTGTTGGGAGCTTTTTGCTGCGGGTCCCTTTGCCCGTGCGATCACGTCCCGCACACGATGCCCTAAGGCCGTCAAGGTGGTAGGCCACAACCATTGCCGAGGCCGATCTGCGCCCTAATTGCAAAAGACTTGGTGAGAACGGCCGACACATCGATGTCTTCGAGCGACGCCAAGATCACGGAGGCGGAATTGGAAAATGAGCTCGGCCCCCGTCGCGTCTATTCGACCTCGCCATCCTCCCCTTCACGCATGCCTGCCTTCGCGAGTGTACTCGCGGTTATCGCCATTTTGTATTTCGGCAAGGACGTTCTTCTTCCTCTAGCAATCGCAGTCCTGTTGACGTTCGCGTTGGCTCCCATCTCCTCTCGTCTTCGAAAGCTTGGCCTGCCCCGTATTCCGGCGGTAATAGTCACTGTCGTGATCGCTTTTCTTGTCCTCGTCCTGTTCGGGCTTGTCGTAGCGGGACACGTTGCCGAAGTTGCCCAGAACCTTCCGGCCTACCAGGGCAACATCATAGCAAAAATTCGGTCTCTCCAGGAAAGTGGAACCGATAGCGGTATTGTGCGGCGCCTGACGTCCGTCGTTGAGAGCGTCGGTCGAGAGCTCAGCAACGCCGAGGAGCGCCCAATTGCTCCAGGTACCGGATCAAGACCAAGGGAGCCCCTGCTCGTCGAAATATTCGCGCCTAGCAGACCAATCGAAACGCTTACTAGCCTGATTGGTCCTCTGCTCGGCCCCATCGCCTCATTGGGCTTGATCATCGTCGTCGTAATATTCATGCTTTTAGAGCGGGAAGAGCTTCGCGATCGCTTTATACGGCTCGTAGGCTATGGAGATCTGCATCGCACAACAGAAGCTATCCAGGAGGCGGGTAGCCGGGTCGCGCGGTATCTTCTTATGCAGCTGGTGGTGAATTGCGCTTACGGCGTCCCCTTGGCGATCGGCCTGTGGGCGGTTGGCATTCCAAATCCAGCGCTGTGGGGCATGCTAGCCATCGTCCTTCGATTTGTCCCTTATATCGGGCCTGTAATCGCGACGATTCTGCCGCTGTTCCTGGCCTTTGCAGTTGACCCTGGCTGGAGCCTTGTTCTCTGGGTTGGGGCCATCTTCCTCGTGCTGGAATTGACCAGCAACAACGTCGTCGAGCCCTGGCTCTATGGTTCTCGTACCGGACTCTCCCCGCTGGCAATCATCGTCGCGGCGATTTTTTGGGCATGGCTATGGGGACCAGTCGGTCTCGTACTGTCCACGCCGCTGACCGTGTGTCTGGCAGTGTTGGGGCGGTATGTCCCGCAGTTCGAGTTCCTTGAGGTCGTTTTTGGTAGTGACCCGGTGCTCGATCCCAAGGAGCGGCTTTACCAGCGGCTTCTTGCCGGCGATCCCGACGAGGCGACCGATTACGCTGAGGAATTCCTTGAGGAGGATTATCTGGAGGATTACTACGGCAAAGTTGCCATTCCCGCTCTTCTACTCGCGGAAAAGGATAGGCGTCGAGGCGTCTTGACCGCGGAGCAGATGGAACAGGTGTTCGGGACCGCCATCACACTGGTCTCGAACCTTGCGGAAATCGCGCAGGAAGAAGAGGAAGAGGAGGGAGAAGAAGAACAGAAGGAGAAGGAATCGGCAGCTCGGCCCAGCACCCCCCCTAAGGAAGGCAATGGAGATGAAAGCGAACTACCTGACGGACGTGGCAAGACCATCTTCTGCATCGGAGGCAGGGGGCCGCTCGACGACGCGTCGGCTGCGATGCTCGCCCAGGTTCTTCAGGTACAGGGAGCCGAGGTGGTCGCAGCGAGGCATTCTGACATCCCCAATCGCCGCGCCATGAGCCTCGTTCCGAAACAATCGAACGCCATTGTGGTTTGCTTCCTCAACGAGGACTCGGCAAGGCACGCCAGCATACTTGTTCGTCGGTTCAAGCGCACATACCCAGCCATACGCGTCGGCGCGGTCCTTTGGGTGGAAAACCAGGAGAAAAGGCAACCGCCCACGCTTCGGGAGGCGGATTTCGTTGCCACCACCTTGACCTCGGCTGCCCGCGAGGCACTCGCCGATGCACCACCATCGTTGGTGGCGCCCGCGCGCAAGATTCGTACCAGGCGGTCCTCGAACAAGACAGGCATAGCCGCCGCGCGGTCCGATCTTTAGCGGCAAACCCCAGGCGCCGTCCAGCGGCCGGCATTCGGTAGCAGCCCCATGATGACGTGCCCCGTTAAAATAGACCATTGAGGATTGCGGAGAACTTCGACGTATTCGGGCTTTCGCGCACGGCTGAGGAGATCGCCGCGATCAACGCCCTCGACACCGGCAAGCGCGGCCTGGAACCCGCCAGCGTCATCCCCGAGACGTTCACGTTCAGGATTCCGGACTGATCGCAACCTCCCTCATCTTCCACGACGGACGTGGAAGCTGACGTCGCGTTGCTCCCGGCTCGAGACATAAGGTGGGAGACTGCAACTTATGTATCAGGCCGGCAGCGGCTCGTGAAACGACACCAGCCATTTGCGCTGTTTGCACCGCCAACGATCTCACAGCCATTCGGCTCTAGGAGATGGGTAAACCCAGCGCAGCGTTCCCCCGCGACTGGGGTGTCCTGGTAAAGCGCCAGCGCTTGGTTGTCTTTCCGGCTGCCATCGGTCGAGACATACAAGCTGAGGCTCGCCGGCGCTGGCAATCGCCGCACCGGTCTCAACTTGCGGCGAGACAGCACTCGGCCTTAAGCTGCCGATCCGTGGTTCACATCATGATCCTTATCATGGTCCTTTCCGAGAGCAGCGGAGACCAATCCGCTCAGTTTCCGGTGGCCAATCGTCACTCGTCGCAACTGGCTCAGGTGGTCTTGAGCGTACCGTTCATCCCTTCCGGATAGAAGCCGCCCTTGCTCACTCCGTCCTTGTCGGTGAGGTAGACGATCCGGAGCACCTCCTGCGGCGATCTGGTGAACGCGATCGCATCGGGCGTCGAGGGAACGATGTTGGCTTTTCCGTCCCCCTGGATCCCCTGGTCCTTATCGTCTGATCCGTCGATTTTGTCTCGGGCATCGGAGACAGCGTTGGCCGCCTTCCAGGCTTCCTCCCCCTTTCGGTATAGCGTAGATCGCGCCATTCCCATGTGATAGGCCTCGACCGCCAGGATGCCTGCGGCTGCGGCGAGGAAGTCCTTGTTCTTCAGAACTGTCGTCGCACCGGCATAGGCGGTGACGCCGACATCCTCGAACAACATCCCGCCGAGAACGAAGTTCGTCTCGTTGCCGAAGGGGTCGAAGTCCGGCCCGAGGCCCGCTGCTTCCGCGACGGCTTTGAAGCCCGCACCGAAATCGATGGCCGGCCGGTCAACCGCGTCGGTTCCAAGCGTCTTGCGGTAGAAGCGGACGTGCGCCAGTTCGTTTTCCGCGACTTCCTGCATGAATTCGCCGATGGCGGGCGTTTCGAAAGAAACTTGCTTTCCACCAACGACGTCACCGGGTTTCGAACCGGCATCGGCTGCGTCGATGCCTTTTCCGGTGGTGCCGCGGAGGTAATATTCAGCCTCCATATATTCGAGGTTGAGCGCAAAGCGGAAAATGTCCTCGTCCGATATGTCCTGTGCCAATACCGGAGAAGGCCGCGCGATTCCGCTGAGTGCCGCTCCGGCACCGAGTACGATAAGTCCCTGAAGCGACTGACGCCGGGATAGGTGAAGTGCGCCTTGCATGGCGGTCTCCTTGTTTGTTGATTCAACACCGCTGTCAGCACCGCGGCACCGAATGCATTTGCCTGACCATTAGATGGTCCGGGCCGCCAAAATATTCCCGTGTCCCGCGACAAAGGCGCTGCGAAAAGAGCCGGCGTAATCTCAGCGTGGACGGCGTCTACGTGCGCTCAGTCGTTGCGTTCAACAGATGAGTATCCTTTCGAACCAGCCGGACTGCGAGCTGATCGAGGACTGATTGCGCGAGGCGGTCACAACGAGCGCCAGCGAAGAGAAACGTATCCGTGAACACGGTGGCGAGCTTGTCCTGCAGCGCCTCGCGGAGCAGCCGGCGTGCGCGATAAAGACGGGTGCTCACTGTCTGAGGTCGCAATGCCAAAAGAAAAGCCGTTTCCTCAATGCTCATTTCCTCGACGTCGCGCATGACAAAGACGATGCGAAAGGGCTCTGGCAAGTCACCGACGGCTCGCTCCAGGAGGCCGCGGATTTCAGCGAGAGCGGCCGCCTCTTCGGGATCAGGCTTGTGTGCGCTGAACGGAGCGACCATGCCTTCGATGGCCTTCGCGTCTACGGTTGGTCGCCTTTTGCGGATTCGTCCCAGCGCCTCGTTCAGCGCGATCCGGGTGAGCCAAGTCGACAGCCGCGCCTCCGCGCGGAATTCGGCTAGATGGGTGAAGGCGTGGATATAGGTGTCCTGAAGTACGTCCTCCGCCTCGGCGTCGTCATTCAGGACGGCGCGGGCGACCCGGTGAAGCCGCTGATTGTGGCGCTTGATGATTAGCCAGAATGCGGCGGGGTTACGCTGTCGCGCGTGTTCAACCAGCCCCGCGTCGTCAAGGTCCTCTATTCTCACTGCCTCGGTGGATCCGCTCGGCTTCATCATCGGCGCTCCAGATGCATCAGCTTACTAGAGATAAACGTTTTCCGGCTTTTCGGTCTGCGGCCAGGTGGAAATTGGGACTCTAGCGGACCAGAGGTCTGCTGACCAAGTAAATCGGACTTGTTGCGGAGCAGTTCCATCTTCCGGTTTCGGCGCAACTGAGACTTGCAGTCGCGGTCGCGGGCGATGCCTCCTTTCAGGAAGCACGCGGCGGCCACCTTGCATCGCTGAACGAACTTCAGTTGCAGCGAACCTGCAACCGCCCAGAAAGCGCTAAAACTCAGCCACTTTGCCCCAGGAGGAGGCGGTGAGACGCTCTGGCCTGTAGGGAACAGGGTCGACAAGGGGCGAGCGTCCGGTGACGATATCTGCGATCAGATGGCCCGCACCGGGGCCGATACCAAAGCCGTGCCCGCTAAAGCCGGCGGCGAGAATGAAGCCAGGAATGCTGGGAATTTCGCCCACCGCGGGTACACCATCGGGAGTGCTGTCGATATAGCCCGCCCATTTCGACGCGATCCTGGCCTTTGCGAGAGCCGGCAGCAAATGCCGGGCCCGGCGGAGTATTTCGGCGATAGTGCTCTCATCCGCAGCCGGATCCAGAATGCGCATCCGCTCCATGGGTGTGCGTTCGTCGAGCCGCCAGCGCGTGAGCGATTCATGTCCCGAGCGCCACCCTTCAAGCCCGCCGGGCGCAAGGTTCCGCCAGCGGCGGGCGAACATCGGCACGAAATATCGGGCAAACCGGATCTGCTGCGCCGTAACGTCGACTCTGGCTCGGCCGCTGATCGCCAGCGTGTAGCCGCCATCCGCACGCCGCGTCGTCGAGACCTCCGTGGTGTGGAGCGCATCCGGCAGACCCTCGACACCGGGTTTTACGGATAAGATCGAAGAACGGACTGAAGCTTGAGGAAAACGCACATCCAAGTTGTTGCAGAACGACGAAGCCCACGCGCCGCCGGCAAGTACGGCGATTTTGGTCCGGATGGTGCCCTTTTCGGTGATGACGGCCGAGAGCTGACCACCAGTTGTTTCAATGCCACGGGCGGCGCAATTCTGGAGGACGATGCCGCCCGCATTGACGATCGCGCGCGCAACGGCTGGCGCTGCCTTGGACGGATCGGCGGTGCCGTCAGATGGCGAGAAGACACCGCCTTTCCACGGCTTGCCGGTGGCTTTCCCGCGCTCGGTCGCCTCAAGCGAGGACAGCATGAAAGTGGTCACCCCGACGGTGCGGGCGAAGTCCCGCCATCGCGCCCAGCCCTCCAGTTCCTTGTCCCTGTCGGAAAGATATAGAAGTCCGCAGCGGCGGAAACCCGTGTCTTCTCCCGCTTCGGCGGCGAACCGGTCCCAAAGATCGAGACTCTTGGTGGCGATCGGCAGTTCGCGGGCGTCACGGTTCTGTTGACGGCACCAGCCCCAATTGCGGCTCGATTGCTCAGCACCGATCAGGCCCTTTTCGACAAGCACCACCTTGAGGCCGCGGCGGACCAGGTAATAGGCCGCGAAGACACCGACAATCCCGCCACCGATGACGACCACGTCTGCTGCTTCTGGCTGAGAAGCCATTGTTTCTACACGAACGAGTGGCGCGGGCATGGATCATCTCCGTTGAGGCAAATCCATCCTATTGCGGGCTCCGCCTAAGTGGCGCGCTGAATTCAGGCGCGAACGAAATAATGTTCTGCAATTGACGGCAAGTACAACCATTTATGCCGGCTGGACGTTTTCCTGCAAAAATGGAAAACGTGGGAAGCTGTGTTATGCTCTTTGGCATAATCTACTGATAGGCGGGGCTCAAATGGCCCCGGGGGAGGCCGCATGAAGCTCGACCGTATCGACATCAAGATTCTCTACGAACTGCAGAAGAACGGTCGGATCACCAATGTGGAACTCGCCGAATTGGTTCACTTGTCGCCAAGCCCATGCCTGATGCGGGTGAAAAAGCTGCAGTCCGAAGGCTATATCGACGGCTATTCCGCGCTAATCAACACCGCCAAGCTCGGTCAGACCATGACGGTGTTCACCGAAATCACCTTGAAGAACCACCGGCAGATCGATTTCGCGCGCTTCCTATCAACCGTCGAAAAGATCGACTCCGTCATAGAATGCCACCTGATTTCCGGCGGCTACGATTACCTGATCAAGTTCGTCACCAGCGGCATCGCGGAATACCAGGAGATCATGGAGCGTGTCATCGACATGGATATCGGCATCGACCGATATTTCAGCTATGTCGTGCTGAAATCGCCGATCGTCAAATCGCACCTGCCGCTGACCAGCCTCTTTCCCTTGTGAGCTGGCAAAGGCCAGCAAATTTCGAGAGGCTACTACTAAGCGGGGCCATTCCGAGCTGCCGGAAGTGACCAAGTCTCTCTCGCGCGTCAAGTCATGAGGACCCTGACATCCCTGTCCTCGAGGGTCTGGTCGAGCGACTTCCGCGTCCGATCGACAATGGCGTCGATATCGCCGTCAGTGCAGCAAAGCGGCGGCGCATAGCCAAGCACACCATTGCCGAAGGCGCGAATGATGAGGCCGTTGTCCCATGCCCGGTCGAAAATCCGGCGGGAAGGGTCGGCCGCGATCGGAAGCGGCGTCTTCTTCGTCTTGTCCGTAACAAGCTCGATAGCCGCCAGCATGCCTCGGCCTCTGATGTCGCCGACGAGGGGATGGTCGGCAAGGCTCTGCAGCCCCTCCATTAATCGTTTACCGGCCCTGCGGCCATTTTCCAGGAGCCCGCCCTCGTAGAGGCGCAAAACCTCGAGCGCGACCGCCGCGCTTACGGGATGGGCAGAATAGGTATAGCCATGCCCCACTAGGGAGGCACCTGCGCCGTTTGCAATTGTATTATAAACGTGCTCGGTCATGAAGACAGCGCCCATTGGCACATAGCCCGAGGTCAGGCCCTTGGCGACCGTGAGGAAGTCCGGAACGATGTCATCTTCGCTGCAGGCGAAGAGCGGCCCGGTGCGCCCGAAGCCCGTAATCACTTCGTCGGCGATGAACAGGATGTCCAGTTCGCGGCAAAGCTCGCGCATAGCCTTCATCCAGCCCGTCGGCGGCACCAATACCCCACCCGAGCCCTGGATCGGTTCGGCGTAAAATGCTGCTACGCGCTCGGCGCCGATTTCCTCTACCTTGCGCCGCAGGGCCTGCTTCGACGCGGCGATGATCGCCTGCGGGTCGGTCCCGACCGGATTACGATAGGCGTAGTGCGAGGGGATCTTATGCTGCCACTCGAAGGGAATGCCGAAGCCGGCATGAAAGGCCGGAAGCGCGGTCAACCCTGCGCCCACGGTCGAGGAGCCGTGATAGCCTTGTTCGAGCGAAATGAATTGGTCTTTCTGCGGCGCCCCCTTGGCATGATAATAATAGCGGATGAAACGAACGGTGCTGTCGATGGCGTCCGACCCGCCAAGGGTGAAATAGACATGATTCAGATCGCCGGGAGACCGCTCAGCAAGCTCGGCTGCAAGCCGGATCGCTGGTTCCGAGCCGAGGCCGAAGTAAGCCGTGGCATAGGGCAATTCCCGCATCTGCCGCGCGGCCGCTTCGATGATGCTGTCATGACCATAGCCTGCATTCACGCACCAGAGGCCCGCAAAGCCATCGATGAGCTGGTGGCCGGTCGTGTCGGTCACGGTTGCGCCCGAGGCCGAGGATAGAACGCGCACGCCTAATTTTTCGTGGGCGCGGTAGGAGGCCACCGGATGAACGAGATGATTGCGATCGAGTTCTATGAGAGAATTGCTGAGCATCTTTGTCTCCGATTCAGCCGAAAGCCTGATTGGCCAGGGCAAAGGTTTTGACGCGGGGAGAGAGATTGGCTTGGCCGCCGCGCTGCATCGCCGTCGCTCCGCCGACATGGATAAGTCCACGTTCGGCCAGCCATTGCGACAAACCAAAGTCCTTGGGTGTGTCGATGCGAAGAAATCTGTCGCGTCGAGCCGCTATTTGGAACAAGATGAGCTTGCGGGCATCCTCGGCATTCTCCGCCACCACGGGACCGATGACCTCGCCGCGCCCGAACGCACGCGTTGCCCCGAAGCCTGCGACATGTCCACCGCGCCGAATCACGGCAAACCGGCCGATATCCTTCATATAGGAAATCAGCTTGCTGCGATCAGCGCCGAACGCGGCTTTGTCCAGCGCCGCTATTTCCGCGAGATCGCCAGATTGCATCCACTCGACATCGATGGGTGCCTCCACGGCTGCGCAGACGCCCTGACATTGCATAATGTCTCCGACTTGACGAAAGCCCACCTTTTCATAGAGCGGCAGGCCTTCCTCGGTCGCGACCAGTCTGCACGGCTCTCCGCGAGCAGCATTAAGGCCGGCATCCATCAGCCGGCGGCCGAGGCCCAGTCCGCGCATGGCTTCAGCAACGATGACCATATTTATCGTGGCGCAGCCACCGAAGTGTGTCGTGAGTGTAGTGCCCACGACCTTGTTGTTCTCCAGGACGACGAAGCCTGTGCTCAATGCAAGTGCCATTTCCCAATCCCCCAGCCTGTGTGGCCAGCCGGCCTGACGCGAAAGCGCCAGCGCACCTTCGAGATGTTGGGTACCGAACGGAACGATGTCGAGTTGGGTCGTTTGCATCACCTGGATCCTTGCTTCTTTACAGCGAAGGATAACGTCGGTTGAAGAGAAGATCGTCCTGACAAAGGCAGACGGGCGATATCTTTAGCCGTCTTGATGAGCGCTCACCGCATCTTATGCTAACAGCAAATCCTCAATCGGGTCGCGCCTCGACGGACCGCGGGCGCAAGTCCCTGCCAAATATCGAGAGAATACGAAAGATTATGCTTCACACCGTGACAAGTTCGGCCTGTTGCGCTGCATAACCCGTCCTAGGATCGAGTGACGAACGCGCCTCGGCATGAACAAGGACCTAACTCGATGACCCAATACCGGCCGATATGCACTAGCCTAGATAACTGCGTCATCCTTCCTAGTTCACGTCGTCGCCATCTCGGCATCCAGGACAATGTTAATCGTAGACGCGAGCCGGCCAGTTCCGATGGCGGCTATGTCGAGATCAAGGACATTAGAGCCCCAGCCGGCGTTGCTGGCCTCTAGCGGAGCACGGCTATGAAATTCGAATCCTACTGGCACGACACAGCACCGAAATTCAGAGGCGCGTCCGACGGCGACATAGAAGGCCACTATGATGTTGCTGTGATCGGCGGCGGCTTTACCGGCCTCGCCGCGGCGCGGCAGCTCGCGAGGTCCGGTGCGCGCGTCGCGGTCCTGGAAGCGAACCATATTGGCTGGGGTGCATCCGGTCGCAACGGTGGGCATCTCAACAATGGGCTTGCCCATAGCTTCATCGCCGCAAAGGCAGAACTTGGGGTCGAACGCGCGGTGGCGCTCTACCGTGCGTTCGATGACTCGATCGACACCATCGAAAGGATCGTCGATGAAGAACAGATCGACTGCGATTTCCGGCGCGCGGGGAAGCTGAAGCTCGCTTCAAAGCCACAGCATTTCGGCACGATCGCCCGCAATTTCGAAGCGGTGCATCGCGAGGTCGACCCGGATACCGCGCTACTGACGGCGGATGATGTCAAGGCGGAAGTTGGCTCGCCCTTTTATGGCGCAATGCTCTCGAAGAAGAGCGCCATGATGCATATGGGCCGATACGTCGCGGGATTGGCCGAGGCGGCTGCCCGTCATGGCGCGACGATATTCGAAGACGCCCAGGTGACGCGCCACACCATATCGGGTCCGAAGCATCGGCTGGAGACGCCCCGCGGCAAGCTCAGTGCCGACCATGTCCTAGTCGCGACCGGCGCCTATACGTCCGGGACCTCCTTCGGCTACTTCCAGCGCCGCATCATCCCGGTTGGCAGTTTCCTGATCGCGACCCGGCCTTTGACAGCGGCGGAAGTCGCGGCCACCATGCCGGGCAATCGGACTTGCACCACCTCGATGAATATCGGCAACTATTTCCGGCTGTCGCCGGACAACCGGCTGATCTTCGGCGGCCGTGCCCGCTTCGCCGCGACGTCGGATCAGCGCTCGGACGCAAAGAGCGGCGCCATATTGCGCGCCAGCCTTGCCCGGATCTTCCCGCATCTTGCCAGCGTGGAGATAGACTACTGTTGGGGCGGCCTGGTCGACATGACCAAGGATCGCTATCCGCGCGCGGGATATGTCGACGGCGTCTGGTATGCGATGGGCTATTCCGGCCATGGCGCACAGCTGTCGACACATCTTGGCATGATCATCGCCGACGAAATTCTGGGCAAGGCCGCGCCGAACCCGCTTCGCGGCCTCGAATGGCCTGCCGTGCCCGGCCATTTCGGCAAGCCCTGGTTCCTTCCGCTCGTCGGGCTCTACTACAAAGCCCTCGACAGAATTAAATAGGCGGTCCCACCTCCCCTGCCGCCAATTATAGGGCGCGGATCTCTCGATCCGCGCCCTCTCTTTCAGCGATGGAATGAATGGAGCACTTCAAACAAAGATATTGCTCAACGCCAAGTGGGGCGCGCTTGCTCCCGAGGCCGGATTCAGTGGGATAGGCACGGATGCCAAGGAAAGAACTCGAGCAGCCCCTCAGAGAAGACGTTCGAGTACTGCCTTCGCAATCGTCTCGGTTTTATCCCTTCCAGGAATGGCGCCGATCCCGGCCTTCGTCGTCGCTTCGATCGCCACCATGATCCGAGCCGCTGCATCGCTTTCACCGAGATGAGCGAGCATCATCGCGCCGGACCAGATGGCGGCGATGGGGTTGGCGATCCCGAGGTGGGCGATATCGGGCGCCGAGCCATGGACCGGTTCGAACATGGACGGTGCGCTGCGATCGGGATTGATATTGGCCGAGGCCGCGAAACCGAGGCCTCCCTGGATGGCGGCACCGAGATCGGTGAGGATGTCGCCGAACAGGTTGGAGGCGACGACGACGTCGAGCGTCTCCGGCGCCATGACCATGCGCGCCGCCATCGCATCGATATGATAGCTCGCTACCTCCACATCGGGATATTCGGCCGCCAATTCTCGAGTAATCTCATCCCAGAACACCATGGTATGTTTCTGGGCGTTGGATTTCGTCACCGAGGCCAGCTTACCGCGCCGCACGCGCGCCTGCTCAAAACCGAAGCGCAGGATGCGTTCGACGCCTTTACGGGTGAAAATCGAGGTTTCGATAGCCACTTCATCTGCTGTCCCCTGGTGGACGCGGCCGCCAGCGCCGGAATATTCGCCCTCGGTGTTCTCGCGAATGCAGAGAACGTCGAAATCGTCGCTCTTCAGCGGACCGGAAACACCGGTCAGGAGCCGGTGCGGACGTATATTGGCATATTGGGCAAAGGCCTTGCGGATCGGCAGCAGCAGGCCATGCAGCGAGACGGAATCCGGCACCTCCGCCGGCCAGCCGACCGCGCCGAGCAGGATTGCGTCGAAGCGCCTGAGCGTTTCGATGCCGTCGGCTGGCATCATGGCGCCGGTTTGCTTGTAGAATTCGCAGGACCAAGGAAAGGTGGTTCCTTCAAGGGCAAAGTCCGACGCCTTCGCTACAGCCTGCAGCACATCCCAGGCCGCTTCGGTGACTGGTTTGCCGACGCCGTCTCCCGGCAGCAGCGCAATGGAATAGGTTTTCATGATCAGGTCCTAGATGTTGATGAGTACGCTCTTGCTCTTGCGGTTGGCTTGATAGGCTTCGCAGCCGAGATCCTTGCCGATGCCGGACTGCTTGTAGCCACCGGTCGGCAGGATATGGTCGCGGGAGCGACTGTAGCGATTGACCCAGACGGTACCCGCCTGCAGCCGGCGGGTGAGGCGGATGGCGCGTGAAAGATCGCGGGTGAAAAGCCCGGCTGCCAGCCCATAGATGGGATGGTCGGCCAGCGCGAGCGCCTCTTCCTCATCCGTGAATGTTTGCAGGGTCAGCACCGGTCCGAAGATCTCTTCCACCACTGCGGGGGAGTCTGGGCCCACATTCGACAGCAGCGTCGGCGCGTAGAAATAACCCTTCCGGTCGAGGTATTTTCCGCCGGCGAGGCATTCGGCGCCGGCGCCGCGTGCCGCGCGGACGATCGCATCGATCCGGCCGATCTGGCGTTCGGAAATAACAGGCGAATAGTCGCTGGTCTCGTCCCATGTCGGGCCTGGTGTGATCGCGGCCATGCGGGCGAGGAGGGACGTGACCAAGGGCTCCATCACGGATTCCTCGACGATGACGCGTGAGCCCGCGACGCAGGCCTGGCCGGCATTGATGAGAATGCTGTTGGCAATCGCATTGGCGGTAAGCGTCAGATCGGCATCGGCAAAGACGATTTGTGGACTCTTGCCGCCAAGTTCCAAGGTCATCGGCTTGACGCCCGTCCTTGCGATATTGGCCATGATCGTGGAGCCTGCGGCTGTCGAGCCGGTGAAGCTGATCTTAGCGATATCGGGATGGCCGGTCATGGCATTGCCGGTGGTCTGACCGTCTCCGAGCACGATGTTGATGAGGCCTGCGGGAATGCCGGCCCGCACTGCAAGTTCGGCGACATAGAGCGTCGAAAAAGGCGTCATTTCGGACGGCTTCAGCACGATAGCATTGCCGGCGGCGAGCGCGGGGCCGAGCTTCCAGCCGGCCATGGAGAGCGGGAAGTTCCAAGGCGTGATCGCGCCGACGACGCCATAGGGTTCAGTCATGATCATGCCGAGGCTGTCGTCGCCGGTCGGCACGAGATCGCTGCCTTCCTTGTCGGCGAATTCGGCGAAAAAGCGGATCTGCTCGGCCGTGACGGCGACGTCGCCCTGGATGAGCTGGCTGATCGGGCGCGTCGATGAGACGGCTTCGAGGCGGGCAAGGGTCTCACCCTCCGCTTCGATAAGGTCTGCCCAGCGATGCATCGCGTTGGTGCGCTCGCGCGGGCGGCGGGTGGACCAGCCGCTTTCGCGGAGCGCCCTCTTCGCAACCGACACGGCCTCATCGACAAGGTCAGCATCGGCGATGGGGCAGTCCGCAAAGGCGAGCGCATCAGATGGGCGTCGCATTGGTAGCCCATCCTTGCCATCAACGTAGCGCCCGCCAATGAAATGGCCTTTCGGCATGCGGATTGTGTCGGGGTCGAAACTCAGAGGCATGGCCGTATCCTCGCGGATAATGTGGACGAGGCCACACGACGCCTTTGC is a genomic window of Rhizobium etli 8C-3 containing:
- a CDS encoding RNA polymerase sigma factor, translated to MMKPSGSTEAVRIEDLDDAGLVEHARQRNPAAFWLIIKRHNQRLHRVARAVLNDDAEAEDVLQDTYIHAFTHLAEFRAEARLSTWLTRIALNEALGRIRKRRPTVDAKAIEGMVAPFSAHKPDPEEAAALAEIRGLLERAVGDLPEPFRIVFVMRDVEEMSIEETAFLLALRPQTVSTRLYRARRLLREALQDKLATVFTDTFLFAGARCDRLAQSVLDQLAVRLVRKDTHLLNATTERT
- a CDS encoding AI-2E family transporter, with protein sequence MSSSDAKITEAELENELGPRRVYSTSPSSPSRMPAFASVLAVIAILYFGKDVLLPLAIAVLLTFALAPISSRLRKLGLPRIPAVIVTVVIAFLVLVLFGLVVAGHVAEVAQNLPAYQGNIIAKIRSLQESGTDSGIVRRLTSVVESVGRELSNAEERPIAPGTGSRPREPLLVEIFAPSRPIETLTSLIGPLLGPIASLGLIIVVVIFMLLEREELRDRFIRLVGYGDLHRTTEAIQEAGSRVARYLLMQLVVNCAYGVPLAIGLWAVGIPNPALWGMLAIVLRFVPYIGPVIATILPLFLAFAVDPGWSLVLWVGAIFLVLELTSNNVVEPWLYGSRTGLSPLAIIVAAIFWAWLWGPVGLVLSTPLTVCLAVLGRYVPQFEFLEVVFGSDPVLDPKERLYQRLLAGDPDEATDYAEEFLEEDYLEDYYGKVAIPALLLAEKDRRRGVLTAEQMEQVFGTAITLVSNLAEIAQEEEEEEGEEEQKEKESAARPSTPPKEGNGDESELPDGRGKTIFCIGGRGPLDDASAAMLAQVLQVQGAEVVAARHSDIPNRRAMSLVPKQSNAIVVCFLNEDSARHASILVRRFKRTYPAIRVGAVLWVENQEKRQPPTLREADFVATTLTSAAREALADAPPSLVAPARKIRTRRSSNKTGIAAARSDL
- a CDS encoding Lrp/AsnC family transcriptional regulator yields the protein MKLDRIDIKILYELQKNGRITNVELAELVHLSPSPCLMRVKKLQSEGYIDGYSALINTAKLGQTMTVFTEITLKNHRQIDFARFLSTVEKIDSVIECHLISGGYDYLIKFVTSGIAEYQEIMERVIDMDIGIDRYFSYVVLKSPIVKSHLPLTSLFPL
- a CDS encoding ferritin-like domain-containing protein, translating into MQGALHLSRRQSLQGLIVLGAGAALSGIARPSPVLAQDISDEDIFRFALNLEYMEAEYYLRGTTGKGIDAADAGSKPGDVVGGKQVSFETPAIGEFMQEVAENELAHVRFYRKTLGTDAVDRPAIDFGAGFKAVAEAAGLGPDFDPFGNETNFVLGGMLFEDVGVTAYAGATTVLKNKDFLAAAAGILAVEAYHMGMARSTLYRKGEEAWKAANAVSDARDKIDGSDDKDQGIQGDGKANIVPSTPDAIAFTRSPQEVLRIVYLTDKDGVSKGGFYPEGMNGTLKTT
- a CDS encoding NAD(P)/FAD-dependent oxidoreductase, whose amino-acid sequence is MPAPLVRVETMASQPEAADVVVIGGGIVGVFAAYYLVRRGLKVVLVEKGLIGAEQSSRNWGWCRQQNRDARELPIATKSLDLWDRFAAEAGEDTGFRRCGLLYLSDRDKELEGWARWRDFARTVGVTTFMLSSLEATERGKATGKPWKGGVFSPSDGTADPSKAAPAVARAIVNAGGIVLQNCAARGIETTGGQLSAVITEKGTIRTKIAVLAGGAWASSFCNNLDVRFPQASVRSSILSVKPGVEGLPDALHTTEVSTTRRADGGYTLAISGRARVDVTAQQIRFARYFVPMFARRWRNLAPGGLEGWRSGHESLTRWRLDERTPMERMRILDPAADESTIAEILRRARHLLPALAKARIASKWAGYIDSTPDGVPAVGEIPSIPGFILAAGFSGHGFGIGPGAGHLIADIVTGRSPLVDPVPYRPERLTASSWGKVAEF